One part of the Paraglaciecola sp. L3A3 genome encodes these proteins:
- a CDS encoding sorbosone dehydrogenase family protein, protein MKKLFACALLICCSRFSYGFELQSVLTEIEQPTDLLFLPDSKQELLIAEKNGGLLLANLEDQSHNTIYTFDVRTKSEMGLLGLTLHPDFKSNGYLFVNYNPKEGKRRTRISRFRLTLLEHKGSLDNEKVILEVEQPYGNHNAGQLAFGPDGYLYVGMGDGGSGGDPKGHGQNRQTLLGTMLRLDINTPDNVPYQIPSDNPFINDKGSLDEIWAYGIRNPWRFTFYGDSLILADVGQNELEEVNIIHKGKNYGWKIMEGNKCFKDKKQSCDKSQFEPPLLTYGRDDGQSITGGVVYSKGSVKSLVNRYVYADYISGKIWSVNYPSFGDNQLEVDTNIFISSFALDNTGELYFTDFATGKIMKVVN, encoded by the coding sequence ATGAAAAAACTATTTGCCTGTGCATTGTTGATTTGTTGCTCAAGATTTTCCTATGGTTTTGAATTGCAATCTGTTTTAACTGAAATAGAACAGCCTACTGACCTGTTATTTTTACCTGATAGTAAACAGGAGTTATTGATTGCTGAAAAGAATGGAGGCTTGTTACTGGCTAACCTTGAAGATCAGTCACACAATACAATCTACACCTTTGATGTGCGGACTAAAAGTGAGATGGGCCTATTAGGTCTTACCTTACACCCTGACTTTAAAAGTAATGGTTATTTATTTGTTAATTATAATCCTAAGGAAGGTAAGCGTAGAACACGGATATCTCGTTTTAGACTTACCTTACTTGAACACAAAGGTTCACTTGATAATGAAAAGGTAATCTTAGAGGTTGAACAACCGTATGGTAATCATAATGCCGGGCAGCTGGCATTTGGCCCTGATGGTTATCTTTATGTTGGAATGGGAGATGGCGGCTCTGGTGGCGATCCTAAAGGTCATGGGCAAAACCGACAAACTTTATTGGGAACTATGTTACGCCTTGATATTAATACGCCAGACAATGTGCCGTACCAAATTCCCTCAGATAACCCATTTATTAATGATAAAGGCTCACTAGATGAAATATGGGCTTACGGTATCCGTAACCCTTGGCGTTTTACTTTTTATGGTGACAGTTTGATACTTGCCGATGTAGGACAAAATGAATTAGAAGAAGTGAATATTATTCATAAAGGCAAAAACTATGGTTGGAAAATCATGGAAGGTAACAAATGTTTTAAAGATAAAAAACAGAGCTGTGACAAAAGCCAATTTGAGCCGCCTTTGCTTACTTATGGTCGAGATGATGGTCAATCGATTACAGGTGGTGTGGTTTACAGTAAAGGCAGTGTTAAATCGCTAGTTAATCGGTATGTTTATGCTGATTATATTAGCGGCAAGATATGGTCTGTAAATTATCCCTCTTTTGGCGACAATCAACTTGAGGTAGATACTAATATATTTATTTCATCTTTTGCTTTAGATAACACAGGGGAATTGTATTTTACCGACTTTGCTACAGGTAAAATAATGAAAGTAGTTAACTAA
- a CDS encoding acyl-CoA thioesterase, whose protein sequence is MDINQRRSLNFRFLAEPTDVNFGGKVHGGIVMKWMDQVGYACAAQWSGRYCVTVSIGGIRFKRPILVGQMVNLRAKIVHTGRTSMHIYIAVLATDPKLNAMVETGHCIMAFVASDEAGYPVEVPSWQPQTERDLALERYAIQAKESAQSLDKELQNTPKED, encoded by the coding sequence ATGGATATTAATCAACGCCGTTCATTGAACTTTAGATTTTTAGCAGAACCAACAGATGTCAATTTTGGTGGCAAGGTGCACGGTGGTATTGTGATGAAATGGATGGACCAAGTAGGTTATGCTTGTGCGGCACAATGGAGTGGTCGCTATTGTGTCACTGTGTCTATTGGTGGGATCCGCTTTAAACGTCCAATTTTAGTTGGGCAAATGGTTAATCTAAGAGCTAAAATTGTACATACTGGCAGAACCAGTATGCATATTTACATCGCTGTTTTAGCTACTGACCCTAAATTAAACGCTATGGTTGAAACGGGACATTGTATTATGGCTTTTGTGGCCAGTGATGAAGCGGGATACCCTGTTGAAGTACCCAGTTGGCAGCCCCAAACAGAAAGAGATTTAGCCCTAGAGCGTTATGCGATACAAGCTAAAGAATCCGCACAAAGTTTAGATAAAGAGTTACAAAATACCCCTAAGGAAGACTAA
- a CDS encoding SprT family zinc-dependent metalloprotease — protein sequence MSYQNQQLVINKVKECVIHANQQLSHTFIIPDIFFNQRGKIAGCARLQKNELRFNPILLNDNLTAFLDEVVPHEVCHLLAFTLFGKVRPHGKEWKTLMRQLFNLDGQTYHQMDVKKVAGKQFFYQCLCGHVPLSIRRHNKIIRGQQQYCCRRCQTVLTLVK from the coding sequence TTGTCCTATCAAAACCAGCAATTGGTTATCAATAAAGTAAAAGAATGTGTTATTCATGCTAACCAACAGCTCTCTCATACTTTTATTATCCCCGATATTTTTTTTAATCAAAGGGGAAAAATAGCAGGATGCGCCCGTTTACAAAAAAACGAATTACGTTTTAACCCAATATTGTTGAATGATAATTTAACTGCATTTCTAGACGAAGTAGTACCCCACGAAGTTTGTCACTTATTAGCATTTACTTTATTTGGTAAAGTCCGTCCCCATGGCAAAGAATGGAAAACCTTGATGCGCCAACTATTTAATTTAGATGGGCAGACATACCACCAAATGGATGTAAAAAAAGTAGCAGGAAAGCAGTTTTTTTATCAATGTTTATGTGGACATGTGCCATTGAGCATTCGTAGGCATAACAAGATTATTAGAGGGCAACAACAATACTGTTGTCGTCGATGTCAGACAGTTTTAACCCTAGTAAAATAA
- the yfbV gene encoding terminus macrodomain insulation protein YfbV produces MVKDGQQYMQTWPMQKQLYTMFPEGRVIAATKLSITVMPALAVLTVAIMLNAQGYEKLPQAIAIGAFFMSLPMQGLIWLGHRSNQILPPSLKAWYLDIHHKMQLQGCALQSPKAKPKYRELASLLKTAFDELDKAFTKRWM; encoded by the coding sequence ATGGTGAAAGACGGTCAGCAATATATGCAGACATGGCCAATGCAAAAACAACTTTATACTATGTTTCCTGAAGGTCGAGTGATTGCTGCGACTAAGCTGTCTATAACAGTTATGCCTGCATTAGCTGTGTTAACTGTTGCAATTATGTTGAATGCACAAGGTTATGAAAAATTGCCGCAAGCTATTGCCATAGGTGCTTTTTTTATGTCTTTACCTATGCAAGGTTTAATTTGGTTAGGTCATAGGTCAAATCAAATTTTACCGCCATCTCTCAAAGCTTGGTATTTAGATATACACCATAAAATGCAATTACAGGGTTGTGCGTTACAAAGTCCTAAAGCCAAACCTAAATATAGGGAATTGGCCAGTTTATTAAAAACGGCCTTTGATGAGTTAGATAAAGCATTTACTAAACGCTGGATGTAG
- the trxB gene encoding thioredoxin-disulfide reductase yields the protein MSETRHVKLLILGSGPAGYAAAVYAARANLNPVLLTGIQQGGQLTTTTEVENWPGDPDGLTGPDLMVRMQKHAEKFDTEIIFDHINKTDLSKRPFTLTGDQGTYTCDSLIICTGASAKYLGMESETAFMGKGVSACATCDGFFYRNQKVAVVGGGNTAVEEALYLSNIASEVHVIHRRDSFRSEKILADRLLEKAKNGNVTLHFDRQLDEVLGDDMGVTGLRIKDTKSDATEELDLMGVFIAIGHQPNTAIFEGELEMKDGYIKVQSGTEGNATQTSVEGVFAAGDVSDHIYRQAITSAGTGCMAALDAEKYLDSQE from the coding sequence ATGTCTGAAACAAGACACGTAAAATTACTAATATTAGGCTCTGGCCCTGCTGGTTATGCTGCTGCAGTTTATGCCGCTCGTGCTAATTTGAATCCTGTGTTATTGACAGGCATTCAACAAGGTGGCCAATTAACCACTACCACAGAAGTTGAAAACTGGCCAGGTGATCCAGATGGTTTAACGGGCCCAGATTTAATGGTGCGCATGCAAAAACATGCTGAAAAGTTTGATACAGAAATCATTTTCGACCATATCAATAAAACTGACTTGTCTAAACGCCCTTTCACTTTAACAGGCGATCAAGGCACATATACCTGTGATTCTTTAATTATTTGTACGGGTGCTTCGGCCAAATATTTAGGCATGGAATCTGAAACAGCTTTTATGGGTAAAGGTGTATCAGCCTGTGCCACTTGCGATGGATTTTTCTATCGCAATCAAAAAGTAGCAGTGGTAGGTGGCGGTAACACAGCTGTAGAAGAAGCTTTATATTTATCTAATATTGCCTCTGAAGTACACGTAATCCACAGACGTGACTCTTTTAGAAGTGAAAAGATACTGGCTGATCGTTTATTAGAGAAAGCTAAAAATGGCAATGTGACACTACATTTTGATCGTCAACTAGATGAAGTATTAGGTGATGATATGGGTGTTACTGGTTTACGTATCAAAGATACTAAGTCAGATGCCACTGAAGAACTGGATCTAATGGGTGTATTTATTGCAATCGGTCATCAGCCTAACACTGCAATTTTTGAAGGTGAGTTAGAAATGAAAGATGGCTACATTAAAGTACAAAGTGGTACTGAAGGTAATGCCACTCAAACCAGCGTAGAAGGTGTGTTTGCAGCAGGTGACGTTAGTGATCATATTTATCGCCAAGCCATCACATCGGCAGGTACAGGCTGTATGGCAGCCCTTGATGCAGAAAAGTATTTAGATTCACAAGAATAA
- a CDS encoding beta-galactosidase has protein sequence MKILLFIPILLSLSCSDNNEQVTHSNDNLLQVLQDFEADTLQADLVLSAAEGKLVQTNSKALNVKFLAKDNLHSSVILKPQIPYDWSQYQDFNLALDISNQGKHSVQLFLDITDKHGANYTRSVSIPIGSAKTYYAKLAGHDLATPEDRGDIELNFLSGLRNNPETWQSDDVQFISLWGKKNLDVSGITKVELSVQYALFDKEVTIDNIRLRKNPTQDKEFLTGIVDKFGQSAKQDYPGKIHSLEELAETKRQEAKTLNGQLFSQRSKFSGWANGPKQQGTGYFSTAKVNGKWSFIDPDGYPYFATGLDIIRLGDAATMTGYDLADPKTRSGRHVALDKRANMFEWLPEATDPLATHYGYIGNNHSGSLEKGETFNFQRANLARKYGENYEQKWLDVTVDRMINWGFTSLGNWTSPKLYSNDKVPYFANGWIRGKYKTVSSGQDFWGALPDVFDPVFAQSADLTARRVAAEVNDNPWCVGVFIDNEKSFGRSETKNSIYGIVINTLTRDGENVPTKAHFTQMMKTKYSSIEKLNQAWGKTIASWDEFSKGIDSSLVNEIQEADYSAMLFAYSEKYFSTVNQAVKKYMPNHLYLGARFPVWGMPMEAVKASAQHVDVISFNAYKEGLIAKQWDFLTELDMPAIIGEFHMGAMDRGMFHPGIVIASDQNDRAKMFKDYMHSAIDHPNFIGAHYFQYADGPLTGRAYDGENYNIGFISVTDNPYTEMVEAAKSLNKELYPRRFSK, from the coding sequence ATGAAAATACTGTTGTTTATACCGATATTATTGTCCTTATCCTGCAGTGATAATAATGAACAAGTAACCCATTCAAATGATAATTTGTTGCAGGTATTACAGGATTTTGAGGCGGATACATTGCAAGCTGATCTTGTTTTATCCGCAGCTGAAGGAAAATTGGTACAAACAAATAGCAAAGCCCTCAATGTTAAATTTTTAGCGAAGGATAATCTTCACTCATCCGTTATTTTAAAACCCCAAATACCTTATGACTGGAGTCAATATCAAGATTTTAACCTTGCTTTAGACATCAGTAACCAAGGCAAACACTCAGTACAATTATTTCTAGATATTACAGATAAACACGGCGCTAATTACACTCGCAGTGTCAGTATCCCTATTGGTTCAGCTAAAACCTACTACGCCAAATTAGCAGGCCATGATTTGGCTACCCCCGAAGATAGAGGTGACATTGAATTAAATTTTTTATCTGGCTTGAGAAATAACCCAGAGACCTGGCAATCGGATGATGTTCAGTTTATTTCTCTTTGGGGCAAGAAAAATCTAGATGTGAGCGGGATAACTAAAGTTGAGTTAAGTGTGCAATATGCTTTGTTTGATAAAGAAGTTACTATCGATAACATTCGCTTACGTAAAAACCCAACACAAGATAAAGAGTTTTTAACTGGCATAGTCGATAAATTTGGACAAAGTGCTAAACAAGACTATCCAGGTAAAATACATTCACTTGAAGAACTAGCCGAAACTAAACGACAAGAAGCAAAGACCTTAAATGGGCAGTTGTTCTCACAACGCAGCAAGTTTAGTGGTTGGGCAAATGGTCCAAAACAACAGGGCACAGGATATTTCAGCACAGCTAAAGTCAATGGTAAATGGTCATTTATTGATCCTGATGGGTACCCTTATTTTGCTACAGGCCTTGATATTATCCGCTTAGGTGATGCTGCGACTATGACAGGTTATGATTTAGCCGACCCTAAAACTCGTAGTGGACGTCATGTTGCCTTAGATAAACGAGCCAATATGTTTGAGTGGTTACCAGAGGCTACTGATCCTCTTGCTACCCATTATGGTTATATAGGTAACAATCATTCGGGATCATTAGAAAAAGGCGAAACATTTAACTTTCAACGAGCTAATCTTGCAAGAAAATACGGCGAAAACTACGAGCAAAAGTGGTTAGACGTCACAGTTGACCGTATGATTAATTGGGGTTTTACCTCATTGGGAAATTGGACCTCACCTAAGTTATATAGCAACGATAAAGTGCCGTATTTTGCAAATGGCTGGATCCGTGGAAAGTATAAAACTGTTTCAAGTGGACAAGATTTTTGGGGGGCACTGCCTGATGTATTTGATCCGGTTTTTGCCCAAAGTGCCGATTTAACTGCACGTAGAGTAGCGGCAGAAGTTAACGACAACCCTTGGTGTGTTGGGGTATTTATTGATAACGAAAAAAGTTTTGGCCGCTCTGAAACTAAAAATAGTATCTACGGCATAGTGATTAATACTCTGACTCGCGATGGTGAAAATGTGCCAACTAAAGCGCACTTTACACAAATGATGAAAACTAAATACTCAAGCATTGAAAAATTAAATCAAGCTTGGGGTAAAACCATTGCAAGCTGGGATGAATTTAGTAAAGGTATTGATTCAAGCCTAGTGAATGAAATTCAAGAAGCGGATTATTCAGCTATGTTATTTGCTTACTCTGAAAAATATTTTAGTACGGTGAATCAGGCAGTGAAAAAGTATATGCCTAATCATCTGTATTTAGGGGCTAGGTTTCCAGTATGGGGAATGCCAATGGAAGCAGTAAAGGCATCGGCTCAGCATGTGGATGTGATCAGTTTTAATGCTTATAAAGAAGGACTTATTGCCAAACAATGGGATTTCTTAACTGAGTTAGATATGCCTGCCATTATTGGTGAATTTCATATGGGGGCGATGGATAGAGGTATGTTCCACCCTGGCATAGTCATAGCTTCAGATCAAAATGATCGAGCTAAAATGTTTAAAGACTATATGCATTCAGCTATTGACCATCCTAACTTTATCGGTGCACATTACTTTCAGTACGCAGATGGGCCATTAACAGGTAGAGCCTATGACGGTGAAAATTATAATATTGGTTTTATCTCGGTAACAGATAACCCATATACTGAAATGGTAGAAGCGGCTAAGTCACTGAATAAAGAGTTGTATCCTAGAAGGTTTAGCAAGTAG
- the aat gene encoding leucyl/phenylalanyl-tRNA--protein transferase, giving the protein MLTLTQLDKDLIFPRCEYALDEPNGLLAFGGDLSVARLIKAYKNGVFPWYSQGEPILWWSPDPRGILLLDEFKCSKSLAKFSRNCDFQISVNMAFDQVIDSCANVPRNDSGTWITAEMIQAYKNLHNQGHAHSIEIWHDQELIGGLYGVAVGKVFCGESMFHTVTNASKLAMLNLVKLLKADGAVFIDCQMQNPHLASLGCMEIPREHFLAKLKQQTEHSFSPSLWRVRYLEPQL; this is encoded by the coding sequence ATGCTCACCCTTACTCAATTAGATAAAGATTTAATTTTCCCCCGTTGTGAATATGCCTTAGACGAACCAAATGGCTTGTTGGCTTTTGGTGGTGACTTATCCGTAGCAAGACTTATTAAAGCCTATAAGAACGGAGTTTTTCCTTGGTACAGTCAAGGTGAACCTATTTTATGGTGGTCTCCTGATCCCAGAGGAATATTGCTACTGGATGAATTTAAATGCAGTAAGAGCTTAGCGAAATTTTCCCGTAATTGTGATTTTCAGATATCGGTCAATATGGCTTTCGATCAGGTTATCGATAGTTGTGCAAACGTCCCACGAAATGATTCAGGCACTTGGATTACTGCAGAAATGATCCAAGCTTATAAAAACCTGCATAACCAAGGACATGCTCATTCTATCGAAATTTGGCATGACCAAGAATTAATTGGTGGATTATATGGTGTAGCAGTGGGTAAGGTATTTTGTGGTGAATCTATGTTTCATACAGTGACTAATGCTTCTAAATTGGCTATGTTAAATTTGGTCAAGCTACTTAAAGCAGATGGCGCCGTATTTATAGATTGCCAAATGCAAAACCCTCATTTAGCAAGCTTAGGTTGCATGGAAATACCTAGAGAGCACTTTCTAGCCAAACTAAAACAACAGACCGAACATAGCTTTAGCCCAAGTTTATGGCGAGTTAGATATTTAGAGCCA